A single window of Nicotiana sylvestris chromosome 3, ASM39365v2, whole genome shotgun sequence DNA harbors:
- the LOC104222067 gene encoding ATP-dependent DNA helicase SRS2-like protein At4g25120, whose translation MSEEVNNKENVVTSGGGLTAEQKARISSKFRAAKALLARKRPLNDSSTTSLQSLNKFGKSQRTESLHRIDGDERFPLTEIRMNTPSPISEKDSKKKLSGCTSVKGSLVSELDKNINGRTKCGTPFQSIETFTFSSDRSGSVKARLSENVDSVQVETMVGLDMYKTPVRQPGFCGLSESSLSSTVLDDDFDEHILDKIDALCEQKSKGKPEMNRFNNEPIGNQHINNLDEEDNFNPVVSSDSSGHECNQESEAEISKSSEPDDLNLVSSDETLKLECALNSTGNQECEIEEPKSSKAADTESKLEATDIRNMPEDYIKYVESLNDRQQEAACSDISIPLIIVAGPGSGKTSTMVGRVLMLLHKGIGPSNILAMTFTTAAASEMRERIGRVAGKTAAKELTISTFHSFSLQLCRTHAEKLGRTPEFLIYGHGQQRRAVIEAVRLLDDKKKEPRDELHQLNDMNSPQHFKEKSKKWLKFVTQAKAAGRTPEDYKIGNETGAAVLQNYNDILKSCNALDYHDLISCSVKLLTDFPEVFEECQEIWKAIVIDEFQDTSAMQYGLLRTLASHKRITIVGDEDQSIFGFSGADASGFDSFRKDFPLHKEVRLSKNYRSTRCIVEAASYLIQNNSKRCQSKRVLTDNPVGSKITIKECCNEDAQCSFVVDKILEITSNSTTGKSSFGDIAVLFRRQVSGKIFQEAFRNRKIQFNVHGVAFYRKKVVRAIISMLRTTLPGSDDGSFRRVLKALLPSEKEEKKKVIEHIDKVSTIRKSSFISAAQDIFSAKVSGTFKRSQLTQGRKVLLMIDMISKLVNREESISAVITSVANMIPQKYLLEQRAVHDNDGGKLLNEDHDVRSVLQYLLDDVSDFLKTHNNPIKGETECKTEGQGCANILKAFIDHISERENENFRTRRHDNKDSVTLTTIHQSKGLEWDTVFIVKANESDIPLLHEFNGITNERSNSIEEERRLLYVAMTRARKKLFILYVIMDSNWQVLQPSRFLREIPRHLQETQEELTNHLKLQEETPQSGSAEKVESLDHKITLDDPLIDPVDGMSKESIDTMELYNSKSFLKRFNAEDRAVVSHLFHQWAKKPAFQEPQRLLKKVGFVIDERLRVKKSTHKDVLRALKSSLTCEEALHYAESVLNWEKIPAEKRAYLMREKQEYFQKLRIESAMGSSEPTPKQLAYLQSLGCTMVPTSRLHASRLIEEYKSL comes from the exons ATGAGTGAAGAAGTAAACAACAAGGAGAACGTGGTGACTAGTGGAGGCGGATTAACGGCGGAACAGAAAGCTCGAATTTCTTCTAAGTTCAGAGCTGCTAAGGCACTTCTTGCTCGCAAAAGGCCACTCAATGATTCCTCCACCACTTCCCTTCAATCCCTCAATAA ATTTGGGAAGTCTCAGAGAACTGAATCCTTGCATCGGATTGATGGTGATGAAAGGTTTCCTCTTACTGAGATTCGGATGAACACTCCATCACCCATCTCCGAGAAGGATTCTAAAAAAAAGCTCAGTGGTTGTACCAGTGTAAAGGGCTCACTAGTCAGTGAACTTGATAAAAACATCAATGGAAGAACCAAGTGTGGGACACCATTTCAGTCAATTGAAACTTTCACGTTTTCTAGTGACAGAAGTGGATCAGTCAAAGCTAGACTAAGTGAAAATGTAGATAGTGTTCAAGTGGAGACCATGGTTGGGTTAGATATGTATAAAACTCCAGTGAGGCAACCTGGATTTTGTGGGTTGAGTGAGTCATCTTTGTCATCTACTGTTCTAGATGATGATTTTGATGAACACATTTTGGACAAAATAGATGCTTTATGTGAGCAAAAGTCAAAAGGAAAGCCTGAAATGAACAGGTTCAACAATGAGCCAATTGGAAACCAACACATAAACAACTTGGATGAGGAGGATAACTTCAATCCCGTTGTTTCTAGTGACAGTTCAGGTCATGAATGCAATCAAGAAAGTGAAGCAGAGATATCAAAGAGCAGCGAACCTGATGATTTAAATCTTGTTAGCTCAGATGAAACACTTAAACTTGAGTGCGCTCTGAATTCAACTGGTAATCAAGAATGTGAAATAGAGGAGCCAAAGAGTTCCAAGGCTGCAGATACTGAGAGCAAGCTAGAGGCAACAGATATCAGGAACATGCCTGAGGATTATATAAAGTATGTAGAGTCCCTAAATGACAGACAGCAGGAAGCCGCTTGTAGTGACATTTCAATTCCTTTAATCATTGTCGCTGGACCAGGAAGTGGCAAG ACATCTACAATGGTTGGGCGAGTCCTGATGCTACTGCACAAG GGTATTGGTCCGTCAAACATTCTTGCTATGACTTTTACGACAGCGGCGGCTTCTGAAATGAGGGAGAGAATTGGAAGAGTTGCAGGGAAGACAGCAGCAAAAGAGCTCACAATCAGCACGTTTCACTCGTTTTCTTTGCAGCTCTGCCGCACACATGCTGAGAA GTTAGGCCGAACACCTGAGTTTCTCATATATGGACATGGGCAGCAGAGAAGAGCTGTCATTGAAGCAGTTCGCTTACTGGATGATAAGAAAAAGGAACCTCGTGACGAGCTTCACCAGCTTAATGACATGAATTCTCCTCAACATTTTAAGGAGAAATCAAAGAAATGGTTAAAATTTGTAACTCAA GCTAAGGCTGCAGGACGGACGCCTGAAGACTACAAAATTGGCAATGAAACTGGA GCTGCAGTTCTTCAAAACTACAACGATATATTAAAATCATGCAATGCTTTGGATTACCATGACTTGATCAGTTGTTCTGTCAAGCTCTTGACTGATTTTCCAGAAG TTTTTGAAGAGTGCCAGGAAATATGGAAAGCAATAGTGATTGATGAGTTTCAAGACACAAGTGCCATGCAATATGGACTTTTACGTACCCTTGCATCGCATAAACGCATAACTATTGTTGGTGACGAAGATCAG TCCATTTTTGGTTTTAGTGGTGCTGATGCCTCTGGATTTGATTCATTTCGGAAAGATTTTCCTTTGCACAAAGAG GTCAGACTAAGTAAAAATTACCGGTCCACACGTTGCATTGTTGAAGCTGCATCATATCTCATACAAAATAATTCAAAAAGGTGCCAATCAAAGCGTGTTCTTACTGATAATCCTGTTGGGTCTAAG ATAACTATCAAAGAATGCTGCAATGAGGATGCACAATGTTCGTTTGTTGTTGATAAAATATTAGAAATTACTTCTAATAGCACAACTGGCAAGTCCTCTTTCGGCGACATAGCAGTTCTATTCCGGAGGCAG GTGTCAGGAAAAATCTTTCAGGAGGCATTTCGTAATAGAAAAATCCAATTCAATGTTCATGGTGTGGCCTTCTATAGGAAAAAG GTGGTCAGGGCCATCATTTCTATGCTTAGAACAACTTTGCCTGGTTCTGATGATGGTTCATTTCGAAGAGTATTGAAGGCCCTACTGCCttcagagaaagaagaaaaaaagaag GTAATTGAACACATTGATAAAGTTTCTACCATAAGGAAAAGTAGTTTCATTTCAGCAGCACAAGACATATTCAGTGCTAAAGTATCTGGGACATTCAAGAG GAGTCAACTCACCCAAGGACGGAAGGTGTTGCTCATGATAGACATGATCTCGAAACTCGTCAACCGG GAAGAGTCAATTTCAGCTGTCATTACTTCAGTGGCTAACATGATACCCCAG AAGTACCTTCTTGAACAACGGGCAGTTCATGATAATGATGGAGGGAAGTTGCTTAATGAAGATCATGATGTTAGATCT GTTCTTCAATATCTACTGGATGATGTGTCTGATTTTCTAAAAACTCATAACAACCCCATAAAAGGAGAAACTGAGTGCAAAACAGAAGGACAAGGTTGCGCCAACATACTGAAAGCTTTTATCGATCATATATCTGAACGGGAGAATGAAAATTTTCGTACAAGGAGACATGATAACAAAGACTCTGTTACACTCACGACAATTCATCAG TCAAAAGGCTTAGAGTGGGATACAGTTTTCATAGTGAAG GCAAATGAATCAGATATTCCCTTGTTACACGAATTTAATGGCATCACAAATGAAAGGAGTAACTCAATTGAG GAGGAGAGACGCTTACTATATGTGGCAATGACTCGTGCACGGAAAAAGCTTTTCATTTTGTATGTAATTATGGATTCAAATTGGCAG GTTCTTCAACCTTCACGTTTTCTGAGAGAAATTCCTCGTCATCTTCAAGAGACCCAG GAAGAGCTGACCAATCACCTAAAGCTCCAGGAGGAAACTCCTCAGAGTGGTTCAGCTGAAAAGGTGGAATCCCTTGATCATAAAATAACGCTAGATGATCCTCTCATTGATCCGGTTGACGGAATGTCCAAAGAGTCAATTGACACAATGGAGCTGTACAATTCCAAAAGCTTCCTGAAAAG ATTTAATGCGGAAGACCGAGCAGTTGTATCTCATTTGTTCCATCAATGGGCCAAAAAGCCTGCATTTCAGGAACCACAGAGGTTGCTTAAGAAG GTAGGTTTTGTCATTGATGAGCGCCTTAGAGTCAAGAAGAGCACTCACAAG GATGTTTTACGTGCCTTAAAGTCCTCATTAACTTGTGAGGAAGCTCTACATTATGCTGAATCT GTGTTGAACTGGGAGAAAATTCCTGCTGAGAAGCGTGCTTACTTGATGAGAGAGAAACAG GAGTACTTTCAGAAACTGCGGATTGAAAGTGCAATGGGTTCATCAGAACCAACTCCCAAACAG CTCGCATATCTTCAGAGTCTAGGATGCACTATGGTTCCTACATCCCGTCTCCATGCGTCCCGACTGATTGAGGAATATAAATCGCTGTAA
- the LOC104222066 gene encoding protein ORANGE, chloroplastic isoform X1 has translation MVCSGRILCLSCSTTPFCPSTSRYLYRRNLRNNTNNIKWRSMASDADASAFTTSFDSESSDITAPGFCIIEGPETVEDFAKMELQEIRDNIRSRRNKIFLHMEEVRRLRIQQRLKSAELGILTDEQENELPNFPSFIPFLPPLTSANLKQYYATCFSLIAGIMLFGGLLAPTLELKLGLGGTSYADFIQSMHLPMQLSQVDPIVASFSGGAVGVISALMVVEINNVKQQEHKRCKYCLGTGYLACARCSSTGALVLIEPVSKFNGADKPLSPPNTERCPNCSGAGKVMCPTCLCTGMAMASEHDPRIDPFD, from the exons ATGGTGTGTTCAGGTAGGATACTGTGTTTATCTTgctcaacgacgccgttttgtCCTTCTACTTCCAGATATCTCTATAGAAGGAACCTTAGAAATaatactaataatattaaatggCGATCCATGGCCTCCGATGCTGATGCCTCTGCATTTACTACTTCTTTTGATTCTGAATCCTCCGATATAACTGCCCCCGG GTTTTGTATAATAGAAGGGCCAGAGACAGTAGAGGACTTTGCCAAAATGGAGTTGCAAGAAATTCGAGATAATATTAGAAGTCGGAGAAACAAGATATTTTTGCATATGGAGGAG GTACGGCGGCTAAGAATACAACAAAGGCTAAAAAGTGCTGAGCTTGGGATACTAACGGATGAACAAGAAAATGAGCTTCCTAATTTCCCATCATTTATTCCCTTTTTGCCTCCCCTT acaTCAGCAAATCTTAAGCAATATTATGCTACCTGTTTCTCACTCATTGCCGGAATTATGCTTTTTGGTGGACTTCTAGCGCCTACt TTGGAGCTGAAATTGGGATTAGGAGGCACATCGTATGCTGATTTCATCCAAAGCATGCATCTCCCAATGCAACTGAG TCAGGTTGATCCAATTGTGGCATCATTCTCTGGGGGTGCGGTTGGGGTGATCTCTGCATTGATGGTTGTTGAAATCAATAATGTGAAACAGCAGGAGCATAAGAGATGCAAGTACTGTCTTGGAACTG GATACCTTGCTTGTGCTCGATGTTCTAGCACTGGAGCTCTTGTTCTTATCGAGCCTGTTTCAAAATTTAATGGAGCGGACAAGCCTCTGTCACCACCTAATACAGAAAGGTGTCCCAACTGTTCAGGCGCAGGAAAG GTCATGTGTCCAACGTGTCTTTGTACTGGGATGGCTATGGCAAGTGAACATGATCCACGTATTGATCCCTTCGATTAA
- the LOC104222066 gene encoding protein ORANGE, chloroplastic isoform X2: MVCSEGPETVEDFAKMELQEIRDNIRSRRNKIFLHMEEVRRLRIQQRLKSAELGILTDEQENELPNFPSFIPFLPPLTSANLKQYYATCFSLIAGIMLFGGLLAPTLELKLGLGGTSYADFIQSMHLPMQLSQVDPIVASFSGGAVGVISALMVVEINNVKQQEHKRCKYCLGTGYLACARCSSTGALVLIEPVSKFNGADKPLSPPNTERCPNCSGAGKVMCPTCLCTGMAMASEHDPRIDPFD; the protein is encoded by the exons ATGGTGTGTTCAG AAGGGCCAGAGACAGTAGAGGACTTTGCCAAAATGGAGTTGCAAGAAATTCGAGATAATATTAGAAGTCGGAGAAACAAGATATTTTTGCATATGGAGGAG GTACGGCGGCTAAGAATACAACAAAGGCTAAAAAGTGCTGAGCTTGGGATACTAACGGATGAACAAGAAAATGAGCTTCCTAATTTCCCATCATTTATTCCCTTTTTGCCTCCCCTT acaTCAGCAAATCTTAAGCAATATTATGCTACCTGTTTCTCACTCATTGCCGGAATTATGCTTTTTGGTGGACTTCTAGCGCCTACt TTGGAGCTGAAATTGGGATTAGGAGGCACATCGTATGCTGATTTCATCCAAAGCATGCATCTCCCAATGCAACTGAG TCAGGTTGATCCAATTGTGGCATCATTCTCTGGGGGTGCGGTTGGGGTGATCTCTGCATTGATGGTTGTTGAAATCAATAATGTGAAACAGCAGGAGCATAAGAGATGCAAGTACTGTCTTGGAACTG GATACCTTGCTTGTGCTCGATGTTCTAGCACTGGAGCTCTTGTTCTTATCGAGCCTGTTTCAAAATTTAATGGAGCGGACAAGCCTCTGTCACCACCTAATACAGAAAGGTGTCCCAACTGTTCAGGCGCAGGAAAG GTCATGTGTCCAACGTGTCTTTGTACTGGGATGGCTATGGCAAGTGAACATGATCCACGTATTGATCCCTTCGATTAA